In a single window of the Desulfovibrio mangrovi genome:
- a CDS encoding prepilin peptidase, translating into MNPTLTLLFPWVAGVFGLLLGSLYTICVHRYLSGAPLLPLRPVCPQCTVPLRWYDTIPLLGYALLRGRCRTCRRPIGIRYPLLELASCLWAAFAAMEYGPSPQWVVLMAEGGILIVASSIDVERYLLPDILTLPGAGIAIAVSMLVMGMSPLQVLGGSMAGAGLFWLLQRAYRMVSGMQGIGTGDVKLMLMLGAMCGLEGLPVLITVAGVAALLVHALVSLLGRRYAVHAMIPFGPFLSFGGMVQVLWGGQITRMLS; encoded by the coding sequence ATGAATCCAACGCTGACATTGCTTTTTCCGTGGGTGGCGGGCGTTTTCGGGTTGCTGCTGGGTAGCCTGTATACGATCTGCGTGCATCGTTATCTCTCCGGGGCACCCCTTCTGCCGTTGCGCCCTGTCTGCCCCCAGTGCACGGTTCCGCTACGCTGGTATGACACCATACCCCTTCTCGGATACGCGCTTCTGCGCGGCCGCTGCCGCACCTGCCGCAGACCCATCGGCATCCGTTATCCCCTGCTGGAGCTGGCATCCTGCCTGTGGGCGGCCTTTGCGGCCATGGAATACGGCCCATCCCCCCAGTGGGTGGTGCTCATGGCGGAAGGCGGCATCCTGATCGTGGCCTCGTCCATTGACGTGGAGCGCTATCTTTTACCCGACATTCTCACCCTGCCCGGGGCGGGCATAGCCATTGCCGTTTCCATGCTGGTCATGGGCATGTCTCCCCTGCAGGTGCTGGGCGGCAGCATGGCGGGTGCCGGTCTGTTCTGGTTGCTGCAGCGGGCGTACCGCATGGTGAGCGGCATGCAGGGCATAGGCACGGGCGATGTGAAGCTCATGCTCATGCTGGGCGCCATGTGCGGGCTTGAGGGCCTGCCTGTGCTCATCACCGTGGCAGGTGTGGCTGCGCTGCTGGTGCATGCACTTGTTTCCCTGCTTGGGCGCAGGTATGCCGTGCATGCCATGATTCCCTTCGGGCCTTTTCTTTCCTTCGGCGGAATGGTGCAGGTGCTGTGGGGAGGACAGATAACGCGTATGCTCTCGTAG